Proteins co-encoded in one Cytobacillus sp. NJ13 genomic window:
- a CDS encoding competence/damage-inducible protein A translates to MNAEIIAVGSELLLGQIVNTNARFLSRQLAELGINVFYHTVVGDNPERLKSVIKIAEDRSDLIVFTGGLGPTKDDLTKETIARHLGKELVMDEQALESIQLYFKRTDREMTENNKKQALVLEDAQVLPNEHGMAPGMISDNGGHVFMLLPGPPNEMEPMFLKHAFPAMQSKLGTDDVIVSRVLHFFGIGEAMLETEIEDIIDAQSNPTIAPLASNGEVTLRLTAKHSQPNTAMVLMDETEAKILDRVGEFFYGYDETSLMYELTKLIKENNMTISAAESLTGGMFQQEFTSIPGAGSLLKGGVVCYTNEVKAEVLKVRKETIDNEGVVSTQCAAELAENIASLTNSDIGISFTGVAGPDELEGNPVGTVYIGIWIKGKPVQTEKLNLGGTRAANRVRTVKYGCHFLIKALKESQSA, encoded by the coding sequence ATGAATGCAGAAATTATAGCTGTCGGGTCTGAGCTTTTACTTGGACAAATCGTTAATACAAATGCCCGCTTTCTTTCCCGGCAGCTTGCTGAACTGGGCATTAATGTTTTTTACCATACAGTGGTTGGCGATAACCCTGAACGCCTGAAGTCTGTGATCAAAATTGCTGAAGATCGATCAGATTTGATCGTTTTCACTGGCGGGCTGGGGCCGACAAAGGATGATTTGACGAAAGAAACGATTGCCCGCCATCTTGGCAAAGAGCTTGTCATGGATGAACAGGCGCTTGAATCCATACAGCTGTATTTTAAACGGACTGACAGAGAGATGACTGAAAATAATAAAAAACAGGCTCTTGTACTTGAGGATGCACAAGTGCTTCCTAACGAGCATGGAATGGCTCCTGGAATGATTTCCGATAATGGCGGGCATGTTTTTATGCTACTTCCGGGACCGCCAAATGAAATGGAGCCTATGTTCCTGAAACATGCTTTTCCAGCCATGCAATCCAAGCTGGGCACTGATGATGTGATTGTTTCCCGGGTATTGCACTTTTTCGGGATTGGAGAAGCCATGCTTGAAACTGAGATTGAAGATATTATCGATGCGCAGAGTAATCCAACGATTGCCCCGCTTGCCTCTAATGGGGAAGTCACGCTAAGGCTTACGGCAAAGCATAGCCAGCCTAACACCGCTATGGTGCTGATGGATGAAACTGAAGCCAAAATCCTCGATCGTGTCGGCGAATTCTTCTATGGCTACGATGAAACTTCCTTGATGTATGAGCTTACCAAGCTGATCAAGGAAAACAATATGACTATTTCCGCTGCTGAGAGTTTAACAGGCGGCATGTTCCAGCAGGAGTTTACATCTATTCCGGGAGCAGGCAGTCTTCTAAAAGGCGGAGTGGTTTGCTATACAAACGAAGTTAAGGCTGAAGTTTTAAAAGTCCGCAAAGAAACGATTGATAACGAGGGGGTCGTCAGTACTCAGTGCGCTGCAGAGCTTGCTGAGAATATCGCCAGTCTGACTAACTCAGATATCGGGATCAGCTTCACAGGTGTTGCAGGTCCTGACGAACTGGAAGGCAATCCGGTGGGAACCGTATATATAGGCATCTGGATAAAAGGAAAGCCTGTCCAGACTGAAAAGCTGAACCTTGGGGGAACCAGGGCAGCAAACCGGGTCCGTACGGTAAAATACGGCTGCCATTTTCTTATAAAAGCATTAAAAGAAAGTCAGAGCGCCTAA
- a CDS encoding DUF3243 domain-containing protein: MSVLDNWQQWKDFLGDRLHQGTNQGMNKETVNDLAFQIGDYLAKQVEPKNDQEKILADLWSVASPEEQHAIANMMVKLVQNDGTH; this comes from the coding sequence ATGTCTGTACTAGATAACTGGCAGCAGTGGAAAGACTTCCTTGGAGATCGTCTTCATCAGGGGACGAATCAAGGGATGAATAAGGAAACTGTAAATGACCTTGCATTTCAAATCGGCGATTATTTAGCCAAGCAAGTGGAGCCGAAGAATGACCAGGAAAAAATCCTTGCTGATCTTTGGTCCGTAGCAAGTCCGGAAGAGCAGCATGCCATTGCAAATATGATGGTAAAGCTTGTTCAAAACGACGGTACTCACTAA
- the pgsA gene encoding CDP-diacylglycerol--glycerol-3-phosphate 3-phosphatidyltransferase, whose protein sequence is MNLPNKITVSRIMMIPIFLLVMLVPFSWGRVEFLGAEMPVTHLIGALIFIIASVTDWVDGYFARKYNLVTNLGKFLDPLADKLLVSAALIVLVDLELAPSWIVIIIISREFAVTGLRLVLAGEGEVVAANQLGKIKTWAQIVAISALLLHNIIFEMVSIPFDLIALWVAMFFTIWSGWDYFAKNKQAFINSK, encoded by the coding sequence ATGAATCTGCCAAATAAAATTACAGTGTCACGTATCATGATGATACCAATATTTCTGCTCGTAATGCTTGTTCCTTTTTCCTGGGGACGTGTAGAGTTCCTTGGAGCGGAAATGCCGGTAACCCATCTGATTGGAGCTCTTATCTTTATCATTGCTTCAGTTACGGATTGGGTCGACGGCTACTTTGCCCGCAAATACAATCTGGTTACAAATCTGGGCAAGTTTCTTGATCCGCTTGCAGACAAGCTCCTGGTCTCTGCGGCATTGATTGTCCTGGTTGATCTTGAGCTGGCTCCATCCTGGATTGTGATTATTATCATCAGCCGTGAATTTGCCGTAACAGGTTTAAGGCTCGTTCTGGCGGGGGAAGGAGAAGTAGTCGCAGCAAATCAGCTTGGCAAAATCAAAACATGGGCTCAAATTGTGGCCATTTCTGCACTGCTTTTACATAATATTATTTTTGAAATGGTTTCAATTCCGTTTGATCTGATTGCCCTATGGGTTGCGATGTTCTTTACCATCTGGTCCGGCTGGGACTATTTTGCAAAAAACAAGCAGGCCTTCATTAACTCAAAGTAA
- a CDS encoding SDR family oxidoreductase encodes MRKFALITGASGGIGQEISIKLAEEGYSLYLHYNQNKHSINSLLDRLQTFEGEYIPIQADLSVQGGYKKIIPNIFSLDAIIHNSGSAQYGLLTELPEKETEALMNLHVTSPLLLTKELLPKLISKGSGNVVVISSIWGQTGAACEVAYSAAKGAQIAFAKALSKEVALSGVRVNAVAPGAVETAMLNDFTEEELDAVKSGIPMGRLALPADIANSVSFLLSEKASYITGQVLAVNGGWYT; translated from the coding sequence ATGAGAAAATTTGCGTTAATAACTGGAGCGAGCGGAGGAATCGGCCAGGAAATCAGCATCAAACTGGCGGAGGAAGGCTATTCGCTTTATTTGCATTACAATCAAAACAAACATAGTATAAACAGTCTGCTGGACCGCCTGCAGACCTTTGAGGGAGAATATATTCCGATCCAAGCAGATCTTTCTGTACAAGGCGGCTATAAAAAAATTATACCAAATATCTTTTCGCTTGATGCCATTATCCATAATAGCGGGTCAGCACAATATGGACTTCTTACGGAATTGCCGGAAAAGGAAACAGAGGCGCTGATGAATCTTCATGTGACCTCACCGCTCCTGTTGACCAAAGAGCTTCTGCCAAAACTTATCTCAAAGGGCAGCGGGAATGTCGTAGTTATTTCTTCTATATGGGGCCAGACGGGTGCGGCTTGTGAAGTTGCGTACTCAGCAGCAAAGGGTGCTCAAATTGCTTTTGCAAAAGCTTTAAGCAAGGAAGTTGCCCTCAGCGGAGTGAGGGTTAATGCTGTTGCTCCAGGTGCCGTCGAGACCGCCATGCTGAATGATTTTACTGAAGAAGAGCTCGATGCCGTAAAAAGCGGCATTCCTATGGGCAGGCTTGCATTGCCTGCTGACATTGCCAACTCTGTTTCCTTCCTTCTTTCAGAGAAGGCCTCCTATATTACCGGACAGGTTTTGGCAGTAAATGGCGGCTGGTATACCTAA
- a CDS encoding pitrilysin family protein, producing MEKITFDQLQEELYYESLENGLDVYILPKKGFNKTYATFTTKYGSIDNHFLPPGKDEFVKVPDGIAHFLEHKLFEKEDGDVFQQFSKQGASANAFTSFTRTAYLFSSTSNVELNLETLIDFVQDPYFTEKTVEKEKGIIGQEITMYDDNPDWRLYFGLIENMYKNHPVKIDIAGTIESISHITKDMLYECYETFYHPSNMLLFIVGPVDPDQIMSQVKNNQSKKDYKELPEIKRQFEEEPAEAAEKKKVLEMNVQTSKCLVGIKSSNANQSGKEMLKNELSLNVMLDILFGKSSEHYSSLYNEGLIDDTFSFDYTQEEGFGFAMVGGDTNDPDRLAETLKKMLLDAREKGTISQETLDRTKKKKIGAFLRAVNSPEYIANQFTRYAFNEMDLFDVVPTLESITLEDVENAAGNLISEERFTVCQVVPKK from the coding sequence ATGGAAAAAATCACTTTTGACCAGCTTCAGGAAGAGCTGTATTATGAAAGCCTCGAAAATGGGCTGGATGTATATATTTTGCCGAAAAAGGGATTTAACAAGACATACGCCACGTTTACAACGAAATATGGTTCGATCGACAATCATTTCCTGCCCCCCGGAAAAGATGAATTTGTAAAAGTTCCAGATGGGATTGCCCATTTTTTGGAACACAAGCTTTTTGAAAAAGAAGACGGCGATGTATTCCAGCAATTCAGCAAGCAGGGAGCATCAGCAAATGCCTTTACTTCTTTTACAAGGACGGCTTATTTATTCTCCAGCACGTCCAATGTAGAGTTGAACCTTGAGACGCTGATTGATTTTGTGCAGGATCCTTATTTTACAGAAAAGACTGTTGAAAAAGAGAAAGGCATCATCGGTCAGGAAATCACCATGTATGATGACAATCCTGACTGGCGCTTATATTTTGGCCTGATCGAAAATATGTACAAAAACCATCCGGTTAAAATCGATATCGCAGGTACGATCGAGTCCATTTCCCATATCACGAAAGATATGCTGTATGAATGCTATGAAACCTTCTACCACCCAAGCAACATGCTTTTGTTCATCGTCGGGCCCGTTGATCCGGATCAGATTATGTCCCAGGTGAAGAATAATCAAAGCAAGAAGGATTATAAAGAGCTGCCGGAAATAAAACGCCAATTCGAAGAAGAGCCTGCTGAAGCTGCCGAAAAGAAAAAAGTTCTTGAGATGAATGTTCAGACATCAAAGTGCCTTGTTGGGATAAAGAGCAGTAATGCAAACCAGTCCGGCAAGGAAATGCTTAAAAATGAACTGAGTCTGAATGTGATGCTGGATATCTTATTCGGTAAAAGTTCTGAGCACTACAGCTCACTGTATAATGAAGGATTAATTGATGACACGTTCTCTTTTGATTACACACAGGAAGAGGGCTTTGGTTTTGCCATGGTTGGCGGGGACACAAATGACCCCGACCGCTTGGCAGAAACATTGAAAAAGATGCTGCTGGATGCAAGGGAAAAGGGAACTATTTCACAGGAAACACTTGATCGGACAAAGAAGAAGAAAATAGGCGCATTCCTGCGTGCCGTCAATTCACCTGAATATATAGCCAATCAATTTACCCGGTATGCTTTTAATGAGATGGATTTGTTTGATGTAGTGCCGACGCTTGAAAGCATCACACTTGAGGATGTGGAAAATGCGGCTGGTAATTTGATAAGCGAAGAACGGTTTACGGTTTGTCAGGTTGTGCCTAAGAAATAA
- a CDS encoding YmfK family protein, translating to MEKTEWYLEYEIQKNRPGLLGDISSLLGMLSINIVTINGVDEGRRGLLILAKDHEQIERLKSILNTMDTIKVIKLREPKLRDRLAVRHGRYIQRDADDKKTFRFVRDELGLLVDFMAELFKQEGHKLIGIRGMPRVGKTESIVASSVCANKRWLFVSSTLLKQTIRNQLIEDEYNENNLFIIDGIVSTRRANERHWQLVREIMRLPAVKVVEHPDIFVQNTEYSLNDFDYIIELRHDPEEEITYDVVEKNNMFSESDFGGFDF from the coding sequence GTGGAGAAAACAGAATGGTATTTGGAATATGAAATCCAAAAGAATCGTCCCGGCTTGCTTGGTGACATTTCTTCCCTGCTGGGTATGCTTTCCATTAATATTGTGACGATCAATGGTGTGGATGAAGGCCGAAGAGGCTTGCTGATCTTGGCTAAGGACCACGAACAGATTGAACGCTTAAAATCTATTCTTAATACAATGGATACGATTAAAGTGATTAAGCTCCGGGAGCCTAAACTGAGAGACCGTCTTGCTGTTCGCCATGGAAGATACATTCAAAGGGATGCCGACGACAAGAAAACGTTCAGGTTTGTCAGGGATGAGCTGGGCCTCTTAGTAGATTTCATGGCCGAATTATTTAAACAGGAAGGGCACAAGCTAATAGGGATCAGGGGAATGCCAAGGGTTGGAAAGACAGAATCCATTGTCGCTTCCAGTGTCTGTGCTAACAAACGCTGGCTATTTGTTTCATCCACTCTGCTGAAGCAGACAATACGCAACCAGCTGATCGAGGATGAATACAATGAAAACAATTTGTTCATAATAGACGGAATTGTCTCAACCAGACGTGCAAACGAACGGCACTGGCAGCTCGTTCGGGAAATTATGCGCCTTCCTGCAGTAAAGGTAGTTGAGCATCCGGATATTTTTGTGCAAAACACTGAATACTCCCTTAATGATTTTGATTATATTATTGAGCTCCGTCATGATCCTGAGGAAGAGATTACTTATGATGTAGTAGAGAAAAACAATATGTTCTCTGAATCTGATTTTGGAGGCTTTGATTTTTAG
- the recA gene encoding recombinase RecA, which yields MSDRQAALEMALKQIEKQFGKGSIMKLGEQTDRKISTAPSGSLALDAALGVGGYPRGRIIEIYGPESSGKTTVALHAIAEVQASGGQAAFIDAEHALDPVYAQKLGVNIDELLLSQPDTGEQALEIAEALVRSGAVDILVIDSVAALVPKAEIEGEMGDSHVGLQARLMSQALRKLSGAINKSKTIAIFINQIREKVGVMFGNPETTPGGRALKFYSSVRLEVRRAETLKQGNEMVGNKTKIKVVKNKVAPPFRVAEVDIMYGEGISKEGEIIDLGSELDIVQKSGSWYSFNEERLGQGRENAKVFLKENPEIRLTIQKQIREHYGLDEDKVISGDEEQEEFELID from the coding sequence GTGAGTGATCGTCAAGCAGCTCTTGAAATGGCGTTAAAACAAATAGAAAAGCAATTTGGTAAAGGTTCTATCATGAAGCTTGGTGAACAGACTGACCGCAAAATTTCCACTGCACCAAGCGGATCCCTTGCCCTTGATGCAGCTCTTGGGGTAGGCGGCTACCCAAGAGGACGTATTATTGAAATTTATGGACCTGAGAGCTCAGGTAAAACAACAGTAGCCCTGCATGCAATTGCAGAGGTTCAGGCAAGCGGCGGACAAGCAGCTTTTATCGATGCTGAACATGCTCTAGACCCTGTTTATGCACAAAAGCTTGGTGTAAATATTGACGAGCTTCTTCTTTCCCAGCCGGATACAGGTGAGCAGGCGCTTGAAATTGCAGAAGCTCTTGTTCGAAGCGGCGCTGTTGATATCCTGGTAATTGACTCTGTTGCAGCCCTTGTGCCAAAGGCTGAAATTGAAGGGGAAATGGGTGACTCCCATGTTGGTTTGCAGGCCCGCCTTATGTCCCAGGCGCTTCGTAAACTATCAGGTGCAATCAACAAATCTAAAACCATTGCGATTTTCATTAACCAGATCCGTGAAAAAGTCGGAGTTATGTTCGGAAACCCTGAAACCACTCCTGGCGGACGCGCATTGAAATTCTACTCTTCTGTCCGTCTTGAAGTACGCCGTGCAGAAACCCTTAAGCAGGGCAATGAAATGGTTGGTAATAAGACAAAGATCAAAGTTGTCAAAAACAAAGTCGCTCCTCCATTCAGAGTAGCGGAAGTAGATATCATGTACGGTGAAGGAATTTCGAAGGAAGGGGAAATCATCGATCTTGGCTCTGAACTGGATATTGTTCAAAAGAGCGGTTCATGGTACTCATTTAACGAAGAGCGCTTAGGCCAAGGCCGTGAAAACGCCAAAGTATTCCTAAAAGAAAATCCGGAAATCCGCCTCACTATCCAAAAACAAATCCGTGAACACTACGGACTTGACGAAGATAAAGTAATCAGCGGAGACGAAGAGCAGGAAGAATTCGAGCTGATCGATTAA
- a CDS encoding DUF4115 domain-containing protein, whose product MTELGNRLKEARLAKDMSLDDLQKVTKIQKRYLMGIEEGDYSMMPGKFYVRAFIKQYAEAVGIEPEEIFEQYKNDIPAQVDDDIPEKLSRVQSRKDLSGRTSKVFDILPKVLIGVFIIGLIAVLYNFLGAKDQADNDEKPSDRTDGQTVIEESENLADSKKEENDKDESAGKKEESADKESAEDNAEDQEAEETPKQEVAVVQSSGNGTVYELKNADKFELEVVSTGETWVNIKNGKGNSFYQGMLTADGTKSQKVDFSKETEASIVVGNSTQTEIYVNGEKIEYKVPPSQSVKQDITIKYAPKTE is encoded by the coding sequence TTGACAGAACTAGGCAATCGTTTAAAAGAAGCGCGGCTGGCTAAAGATATGAGCCTTGACGATCTGCAAAAGGTCACAAAAATACAAAAGCGCTATTTGATGGGAATTGAAGAGGGCGATTATAGCATGATGCCCGGAAAGTTTTATGTCAGGGCATTTATAAAGCAATATGCTGAAGCGGTTGGAATTGAGCCGGAAGAAATTTTCGAGCAGTATAAAAATGACATTCCGGCACAGGTGGATGATGATATTCCGGAAAAGCTATCCCGTGTTCAATCCAGAAAAGATCTTTCGGGCAGGACTTCAAAAGTATTCGATATTCTTCCAAAGGTACTCATAGGTGTCTTTATAATTGGTCTTATCGCGGTCCTTTATAATTTCCTGGGGGCCAAAGATCAGGCGGATAATGATGAAAAGCCATCAGATCGGACAGATGGACAGACGGTAATAGAAGAGTCTGAAAACCTTGCAGATAGTAAAAAAGAAGAAAATGATAAAGATGAATCAGCAGGTAAGAAAGAAGAATCTGCTGACAAAGAGTCTGCTGAGGATAATGCCGAGGATCAAGAAGCCGAGGAAACGCCAAAGCAGGAGGTTGCTGTGGTGCAATCCAGCGGAAATGGAACGGTTTATGAATTGAAAAATGCGGACAAGTTTGAACTTGAAGTTGTGTCTACAGGAGAAACTTGGGTGAATATCAAAAACGGCAAAGGAAATTCCTTCTACCAGGGAATGCTGACAGCTGATGGCACGAAAAGCCAGAAGGTAGACTTTTCAAAGGAAACGGAAGCTTCCATTGTAGTCGGAAATTCGACTCAAACTGAAATCTATGTAAACGGCGAAAAAATTGAGTATAAGGTGCCGCCTTCACAATCCGTTAAGCAGGATATAACCATTAAGTACGCGCCGAAGACCGAGTAG